The Halalkalibaculum roseum genome window below encodes:
- a CDS encoding STAS domain-containing protein, producing MRYDIKERYDCVIIEFKGKVMGGPDATKFNDDLHDLIDDGKTEVIADLSGVSFMNSSGLGILIGGLTTMRNAGGDLRIAAASDKIESLLVVTKLITVFDNYRTVEEAVESYQEEQAG from the coding sequence ATGAGATATGATATTAAAGAACGCTACGACTGCGTGATCATTGAATTTAAGGGGAAGGTAATGGGTGGTCCCGATGCCACGAAGTTCAATGATGACCTGCACGACCTAATTGATGATGGAAAGACCGAAGTCATTGCCGACCTCAGCGGTGTAAGTTTTATGAATTCTTCCGGACTGGGTATTCTCATCGGGGGTTTGACTACCATGCGTAATGCAGGCGGAGATCTGCGCATTGCTGCCGCTAGCGACAAGATCGAGAGCCTGCTGGTGGTGACCAAGCTTATTACGGTATTCGATAACTATCGAACCGTTGAAGAGGCTGTCGAATCCTACCAGGAAGAGCAAGCCGGATAG
- a CDS encoding antibiotic biosynthesis monooxygenase, with product MVMRLVEAKIAPELLNDFKVTYRDKIIPVLEDTTGCLFAGLLQSLSKSEQLVSLTLWQSKKNAQKYVDSGTFQKNLDLVNPYIEESSEWKIQLSKEHILNYERVKQEPRIKSYNLNNLDDKSISEEIDISRNYLRVLSLNLVPGKEKDFKRIYYHEIQPELKKVSGCRYSFLIDNTEDGDEILSFTIWDDLQSVRQYEKLGKFQSLLEKIQHTLDELYQWKMALEKQEKATVAVSSRDIDVSKFTLVTGKRFT from the coding sequence ATGGTAATGCGATTGGTTGAAGCCAAAATAGCACCGGAACTCCTGAATGATTTTAAAGTAACTTACAGGGATAAAATTATTCCGGTTTTAGAGGATACAACCGGCTGCCTGTTCGCCGGACTGCTGCAAAGCCTCTCAAAGTCGGAGCAACTGGTCTCACTGACCCTTTGGCAGAGCAAAAAAAATGCTCAGAAATATGTTGATTCCGGCACATTTCAAAAAAATCTAGACCTCGTAAATCCTTACATAGAAGAGAGCTCCGAATGGAAAATTCAGCTTTCTAAAGAGCATATTCTCAATTATGAACGGGTAAAACAGGAACCGAGGATAAAAAGCTATAATCTGAACAACCTCGATGACAAATCTATTTCCGAAGAGATTGATATCAGCAGAAATTACCTTAGGGTGCTCTCTCTCAACCTGGTCCCCGGAAAGGAAAAAGACTTCAAGCGAATATATTATCATGAAATTCAACCTGAATTGAAAAAAGTATCTGGGTGCCGTTACTCGTTTTTAATCGATAACACTGAAGACGGCGATGAGATACTCTCATTTACAATTTGGGATGACCTGCAATCAGTGAGGCAGTACGAAAAACTGGGAAAGTTTCAATCTCTACTCGAAAAAATTCAACATACCCTCGACGAACTCTATCAGTGGAAGATGGCTCTGGAAAAACAGGAAAAAGCAACCGTGGCGGTCAGCTCCCGTGATATTGATGTCAGTAAGTTCACTCTGGTCACCGGTAAAAGATTCACCTAA
- a CDS encoding SpoIIE family protein phosphatase, with protein sequence MMSDISQRDKVEELKKEIKQLTDKNDRLRRAVDELSTLNELALDIGGSVDSNEIMRTIIGRSIRSIGAEQGDITLVDEDRQDTAKTLVRSMVSSKSHSAVHLNRNLLGWMQINKKPLTVNDPKEDSRFQNVEWEESIHSLLSAPLMIRSKLIGILTIYNKSEGEAFTDQDRRLLSIIATQSAQVLENARLHEEEEALKKMRHEVELAAKIQQKLLPDEEPQVEGYELCGRNITARSVGGDYYDFFPLDDQKWVICLGDVSGKGMPASLLMSNLQAMLRGQVLYQPSPADLLKNANRQFFQSTDAEKFVTFFLGILDTSSHTFRYSSGGHEYPFVLHPDDGFSRLKSGGLPLGVMDNQEYEEYTVTLNHGEKLVIFSDGIIDSRNEQDDRFGEEKLQRLLMNEKDKSGNELMNNIFDASLEHNANQEPFDDMTMVVLSRNP encoded by the coding sequence ATGATGTCAGATATATCACAAAGGGATAAAGTTGAGGAGCTCAAAAAAGAGATAAAGCAACTTACCGATAAGAATGACCGGCTCCGGAGAGCGGTTGATGAACTGTCTACGCTGAATGAGCTTGCCCTCGACATCGGCGGCAGCGTGGACAGCAACGAGATTATGCGTACAATTATTGGCCGATCGATACGATCGATCGGAGCGGAGCAAGGCGACATTACGCTGGTTGACGAGGACAGACAGGATACAGCCAAAACACTCGTCAGAAGCATGGTCAGCTCCAAATCGCACTCTGCCGTGCATCTCAATCGTAATCTGCTAGGTTGGATGCAGATCAACAAAAAACCGCTCACCGTAAATGACCCTAAAGAGGATAGCCGTTTTCAAAATGTCGAGTGGGAAGAATCGATCCACTCCCTGCTGTCGGCACCGCTGATGATCCGGTCCAAACTGATCGGCATTCTAACCATCTACAATAAAAGTGAAGGAGAAGCATTTACCGATCAGGACCGGCGTTTGCTTTCTATCATCGCTACCCAGTCGGCGCAGGTACTCGAAAATGCACGTCTTCATGAGGAGGAAGAGGCTTTAAAAAAGATGCGACATGAGGTGGAGCTTGCAGCAAAAATACAGCAAAAGCTGCTGCCTGATGAAGAACCTCAAGTTGAAGGTTACGAGCTCTGTGGTCGAAATATAACCGCCCGTTCGGTAGGAGGGGACTACTATGACTTTTTCCCACTGGATGACCAAAAATGGGTCATCTGTTTGGGTGACGTGAGCGGAAAAGGAATGCCCGCATCCCTATTGATGTCGAATCTGCAGGCCATGCTGCGGGGACAAGTGCTCTATCAGCCTTCGCCTGCAGATCTGCTAAAAAATGCCAACCGGCAGTTTTTCCAAAGTACCGATGCCGAAAAGTTTGTAACCTTTTTCCTGGGAATTCTGGATACCTCCTCTCACACCTTCCGCTATTCTAGCGGGGGACACGAGTACCCTTTCGTGCTGCACCCTGATGATGGTTTTTCCCGCTTGAAGAGTGGCGGTCTGCCCCTGGGAGTGATGGATAACCAAGAGTACGAAGAATATACGGTCACACTCAATCACGGCGAAAAACTGGTCATATTTTCCGATGGAATCATTGACAGCCGTAATGAACAGGATGATCGGTTCGGTGAGGAAAAACTGCAAAGACTTTTGATGAATGAAAAAGATAAGAGCGGTAATGAGCTTATGAACAATATCTTTGATGCAAGTCTAGAACATAATGCAAACCAGGAACCCTTTGATGATATGACCATGGTAGTTCTTTCACGGAATCCCTAA
- a CDS encoding AraC family transcriptional regulator, which yields MKKSFHEPELGSSLILADNIDELRNRNSHDYFKILWNRGDSFRIEMESLNITLQKNDLICLTPLQKPEFPNPSARYYLLQFNREFYCIHENDDEVSCEGLLFWGSSELPILGIDEEEVPKFETIFRVFIDELDTKDKIQGEMLRMLLKRLIIKSTRLARQQHFPDELDNSSTELIRQFNILVEQHFKEHHQVSSYAEMLHKSPKTLSNVFASAGHRSPLEVIHHRIAMEGKRQLLKTDKLAKEIAFDLGFRDQSHFSRFFKKETGISPSQYRRKKN from the coding sequence ATGAAAAAGTCATTTCATGAGCCGGAACTTGGCAGTAGCCTGATACTAGCTGATAATATCGACGAGCTTAGAAACCGTAATTCTCATGACTATTTCAAAATACTTTGGAACCGGGGCGATTCTTTCCGTATTGAAATGGAGTCACTGAATATCACATTGCAAAAAAATGATCTAATCTGCCTTACCCCTCTGCAGAAGCCCGAGTTCCCAAATCCATCAGCTCGTTATTATTTGCTACAATTCAATAGAGAGTTTTATTGTATACATGAAAATGATGATGAAGTCTCATGCGAGGGTCTGCTTTTCTGGGGGTCATCAGAACTGCCAATACTAGGTATCGATGAGGAGGAGGTTCCGAAATTTGAAACCATTTTCCGCGTATTTATCGATGAATTGGATACCAAAGACAAGATACAGGGAGAGATGCTGCGAATGTTGCTCAAGCGGCTGATTATCAAAAGTACTCGTCTTGCACGCCAACAGCATTTTCCAGATGAACTGGATAATAGTAGTACAGAATTGATTCGACAATTCAATATCCTGGTTGAACAGCACTTCAAGGAACATCACCAGGTAAGCAGCTATGCCGAAATGCTTCACAAATCGCCCAAAACCCTATCCAATGTATTTGCCTCAGCAGGGCACCGGTCACCACTCGAAGTTATTCACCATCGAATTGCCATGGAAGGTAAGCGTCAACTCCTGAAAACCGATAAACTGGCAAAAGAAATAGCATTCGATCTTGGTTTCCGGGATCAGTCTCATTTCAGCCGCTTTTTCAAGAAAGAAACCGGTATTTCCCCTTCTCAGTACCGTAGAAAAAAGAACTAG
- a CDS encoding YybH family protein, producing MKSSNESSKAVFIAIFVVGYLLFGCTNKNASDLTEQEISSLSNTIMAHSEEANRAWQSLDAEAYMSHYSEEADFYFQGSYYSFDEFEAIVHDYLGSLQTSTLNMIDPHIEVLGPEGAVISYNYKGQNIDTTGVADNTEAAFTAVYKKQEGRWLIVQAHESMVPAGNDQ from the coding sequence ATGAAATCATCAAATGAGTCAAGTAAGGCGGTTTTTATAGCTATTTTTGTTGTCGGTTATTTGTTGTTTGGGTGTACAAATAAAAATGCTTCAGATCTTACAGAACAGGAGATATCATCCTTATCTAACACTATTATGGCCCACAGTGAAGAGGCAAACAGGGCATGGCAAAGTTTGGATGCTGAAGCCTACATGAGTCATTACAGTGAGGAAGCTGACTTTTATTTTCAGGGTTCCTATTACTCTTTTGATGAGTTTGAGGCAATAGTGCACGATTACCTGGGATCCCTGCAAACATCTACTTTAAACATGATCGATCCACATATTGAAGTTCTGGGACCGGAAGGTGCGGTGATCTCTTATAATTATAAAGGACAAAATATCGATACCACCGGAGTAGCAGACAACACCGAAGCTGCTTTTACGGCTGTATACAAAAAGCAGGAAGGTCGATGGCTGATAGTTCAGGCTCATGAGTCAATGGTCCCGGCTGGAAACGACCAATAG